The segment TTATCACTTATTTCTACAATAACACTTTTAAACTTAGCCTTAACCTCTTCAGGAACAATAATTTTTCTATCCTTCCCATCAGTGCTGCTCATTCCGGAATGCGGATTATTAATTTGCTCACCCATTCCTTCACCGCCGGTATTATGCTGGGTGTTCGCATTTTCGCTCGCACTTACTGTCTGAGTGTTTTCCTCCTTCACACTCTCTTCCGCCGTTTCTGATGAGGTGTTCTGCGAACACGCCACGACAAAAAACGCCGTAAGAAGAAACAGCCCTAATAAAATTCTTTTCATTCTCTTTCCTCCTTAATATCCTTCAAATGTAGAGAAAGCCTTAAAATAAGGCTAAAACTCCATTATTCGTGTGGGGTATGTATAATTATAAATCACATTGAAATCAAGAGTTTTTTAAAGAAGAATTAGTTCATAAAAATTTATCGTTCATTTAAAAAATAAAGATTCTTTTATCTATACATTCATCAACAGCATGTTTAATTCCCGCAAATCATAAGGTTTGTGGAGACAGGAGTAAAATCCGTATTTTTTGTAGTTTTTTATAAGCTCATCTGAGGTAAATCCGCTGGAAATAACACATTTTGCTTCCGGATCAATTTTGGTTATCTCTTTAAAAACCTTTTTACCGCCGAAACCTCCCGGCATTGTAATGTCCAGTATGGACAAGTCATAAGCTTCCCCTTTTCTGAAAGCCTCAGCAAACTTCTCAACAGCTTTTTCCCCGCTTCTGACAGCATCGACATCTGCACCGAGCTCCGTCAACAATTCTGATGTGGATTCCAGAACACTCTCATTATCATCCATAAGGAGTACTTTTTTATGATGCTTCTGAATATGATGAGACGCTTTTTCTTTTTTGTAGTCTATACCGTCTTTCTCCGCAGGCAGATAAATATGAAATGCAGTACCCTCACCCACCTTTGAATCAACAGCTATATGACCGCCATGTTTTTTAATAATTGAATAAGAGGTTGCCAGACCGAGACCGGTTCCCTCCTCCTTTGTTGTGAAGAAAGGATCGAATATTTTATGCTGCTGGCTTTCTGGGATACCTTTACCTTCATCCGTGACCGATATTTTCACATAACGCCCCCTTTGCAGCGGTAGAGCAGTATCTTCGCCTATATCAATATTCCTGCAGTCAATTCCGATTTTGCCGCCGCCGGGCATTGCCTGTATCGCATTTACAAGAAGATTGTTTATAACTTGTGAAAGTTTGGATTTGTCAACTTCGACATAACTCACATTTTCCGTGCAGTGAACATTATAGTAGCAACTGCTTCCGCTGAGTGTAAAATCACAAACACTCTTCAGAAACTCCTTCAGCGAAACAATTTCTTTTGCCAAGACCCCTTCTTTGGCAAAAGTGGATAATTGCATTGTAAGATTTTTTGCATTAACAACTGCATTTTCCGCGTTCTTTAGAACTTTCTCCACACTCTCAGACTCGGCCTTCAGCTTAGCCAGCGAGACATTACTCATTATAGCCGTTAATATATTGTTATAATCATGAGCAATACCTCTGGCCATTATAGACAAGGCTTCCATTTTCGAACTGTTCAGCAGCTCTTCCTGAATACGCAGATAATCCGTAATATCTTTAAGAACCACAACCCCGCCGATAATACTGCTGCTTCTGTCAATAAGAGGAGTTATAAACACATCCACTTTATAGTCGGTGCCTTTTTTGTTTTTCAGGGTAAGACAAAAACGGCTGTTGGAGTCATATTCCCGGGAAGTAAAATATCTTTTGGGTCCTATCCTGCATAAGGGAAGTTGATTAACTTCAGAAAAATTGAGAATTTTTTCCAAGGCAACATTTTCAGCTTCAGAAGAACTGACGGCAAGCATCTCCTCTGCCGTTTTGTTGATCATTATAACCTGACAATATTCATTTACGGTAATCACTCCGTCATTAATACTCCTCAAAGTTACGGAAAGAATTTCACGCTCTCTCTCCAGCTCTTCCTCAACCTTTTTTTTATCCGTAATATCCCTCAGTATACCGAGTACTCCGGTTTGTGAAGAATTCAGCTTTCCCCGGAAAAAAGATCCGTCCACATATATTTCATTGCCCTGTTTATCAATCAGTTTCATTTCGGCATTTTTGACACGGGAGTCTGAGATAATTTCCATAAGCTCAAAGGGAAGTATCCCGCTATAATTTCCTGCCAAAATGCTGCTGAATTTTTTGCCGATTAGTTCCTCATCTGAGCAGCCTAAAATGGCTCTTGCCGCATTATTCAAATTTCTAACAACCCCTTCTGTATCCAGGCCTATAATCATATCATTGGCATTATCATAAATCTGCTGAAACATTAATTCCGAATGGATTTTATCCGTAACATCATTAAAGCTTATTATATAAGAATTCACTGCTCCCTGCTGTCTTTTCAGAGGTACAATATTTAAATCAAAATATTTATTTTTAATAGGTATGTTGTGAAATTCTTTAAAACTCTCTTTATGAAAGAAATCATTGTAATAATTTTCCTGA is part of the Flexistipes sp. genome and harbors:
- a CDS encoding DUF2155 domain-containing protein, whose amino-acid sequence is MKRILLGLFLLTAFFVVACSQNTSSETAEESVKEENTQTVSASENANTQHNTGGEGMGEQINNPHSGMSSTDGKDRKIIVPEEVKAKFKSVIVEISDNSSGSPKFIEREIMIGQKAEISGTPLTVEVEHYLPDFVMDQSGVMTSRTAEENMPAAKIKVYNKQGLIFDGWLFKNFPGIHSFQHPVYDIKLKGSVTK
- a CDS encoding PAS domain-containing hybrid sensor histidine kinase/response regulator, whose product is MENGAVSDKEKLYNYLKEKINHLLKVLGTKPLNPDELDLESILSIDPIGIIAESFDQILEHLNETNEELITAKEEISAIFNSVGMGILVIDKSCTIHSFNHRLCEMLETDEKEIYNLNFAEIFPSEIQENYYNDFFHKESFKEFHNIPIKNKYFDLNIVPLKRQQGAVNSYIISFNDVTDKIHSELMFQQIYDNANDMIIGLDTEGVVRNLNNAARAILGCSDEELIGKKFSSILAGNYSGILPFELMEIISDSRVKNAEMKLIDKQGNEIYVDGSFFRGKLNSSQTGVLGILRDITDKKKVEEELEREREILSVTLRSINDGVITVNEYCQVIMINKTAEEMLAVSSSEAENVALEKILNFSEVNQLPLCRIGPKRYFTSREYDSNSRFCLTLKNKKGTDYKVDVFITPLIDRSSSIIGGVVVLKDITDYLRIQEELLNSSKMEALSIMARGIAHDYNNILTAIMSNVSLAKLKAESESVEKVLKNAENAVVNAKNLTMQLSTFAKEGVLAKEIVSLKEFLKSVCDFTLSGSSCYYNVHCTENVSYVEVDKSKLSQVINNLLVNAIQAMPGGGKIGIDCRNIDIGEDTALPLQRGRYVKISVTDEGKGIPESQQHKIFDPFFTTKEEGTGLGLATSYSIIKKHGGHIAVDSKVGEGTAFHIYLPAEKDGIDYKKEKASHHIQKHHKKVLLMDDNESVLESTSELLTELGADVDAVRSGEKAVEKFAEAFRKGEAYDLSILDITMPGGFGGKKVFKEITKIDPEAKCVISSGFTSDELIKNYKKYGFYSCLHKPYDLRELNMLLMNV